A single region of the Rhizobium sp. NLR16a genome encodes:
- a CDS encoding LysR substrate-binding domain-containing protein, producing MKLSKQFPLNALRVFEAAARLGSFTKAGDELGMTQTAVSYQIKLLEDNVGEPLFLRRPRQIALTETGVRLAPKVTEAFAMLHDAMATARDSVEGTLAISSTHTFASKWLAPRLGSFHLKHPAIAVRFQATSDIIDFGREQIDVGIRWGDGNWPGLALHRLMGLEFTPMLSPKLAESAGGIKEPRDLLKFDLFDAGDIWWKQWFEAAGVTDTDLDRRPRNQLGSQAMEADAAMAGHGIAILHPAFYEAEIALGRLYQPFDLTRSDGKAYWLAYPENRRNVPKIKAFRNWILEEMNAAGT from the coding sequence TTCACCAAGGCGGGTGACGAGCTCGGAATGACGCAGACGGCCGTCAGCTACCAGATCAAGCTCCTGGAGGATAATGTCGGCGAGCCGCTCTTCCTGCGTCGCCCACGCCAGATCGCGCTGACGGAGACCGGTGTACGGCTGGCCCCGAAGGTGACCGAAGCCTTCGCCATGCTGCATGACGCGATGGCGACGGCGCGCGACAGCGTCGAAGGCACGCTCGCCATCAGCTCGACCCATACCTTCGCGTCGAAATGGCTGGCGCCGCGCCTCGGCTCCTTCCATTTGAAGCATCCGGCGATCGCGGTTCGGTTTCAGGCGACCTCCGACATCATCGACTTCGGCCGCGAGCAGATCGACGTCGGCATCCGCTGGGGCGACGGTAACTGGCCGGGGCTCGCGCTGCACCGGTTGATGGGCCTGGAGTTCACGCCGATGCTGAGCCCCAAGCTGGCGGAATCGGCAGGGGGCATCAAAGAGCCGCGCGATCTGCTGAAATTCGATCTCTTCGATGCCGGCGACATCTGGTGGAAACAATGGTTCGAGGCTGCCGGCGTCACCGATACGGATCTCGATCGACGCCCGCGCAACCAGCTGGGCTCGCAGGCGATGGAAGCCGACGCGGCGATGGCCGGCCACGGCATCGCCATCCTTCACCCTGCCTTCTATGAGGCCGAAATCGCGCTCGGCCGGCTCTACCAGCCCTTCGATCTAACCCGCAGCGACGGCAAGGCCTACTGGCTCGCCTATCCCGAAAATCGCCGCAACGTACCGAAGATCAAGGCCTTCCGCAATTGGATCCTGGAGGAGATGAACGCCGCCGGAACCTGA